In Colletotrichum destructivum chromosome 8, complete sequence, the following proteins share a genomic window:
- a CDS encoding Putative F-box domain-containing protein → MATSQHGLPPLGPASVLDFIATSPFEISALVFSHLDNCDLKALRLTCNKLADLVRPHLRFKRVFISANPLNVQVFRAIAEHETFRHDVREIVWDDALYEKPRPPDPRLPDEYDDSSDEEDVDDSDDDEDENDRKPKPPYGFAYWHFGWYHKHCKANIECLERRRGNDVLALPQHVEISQQLNAQLPIEVAYAHYLELLEQQNQVLSTSADVAAFEWALENDRFPNLKRLTLTPAAHGIPFKPLYLTPAIRALPYGFNYPLPRGWPAPEEGCRIGYPEWDREEYRSLWRGFRHVVRILARQASTKIQELIFDGNQVNSGLTCGIFHAPEPCVEYDDLVAMIKKPGFTTLRLNLMVGAQDSMQYIAFRTGLLKKALEADLRHFTLETDEDDTLERRPRPLHWTVDHFVPLRSIFPVEAWKNLAHFGLSRFLVKQQDLLDFLAALPQTLRSVELSMLWFMKGNGNYRELLFGIRDDLGWQRRTARPRLLIRAESYDMLSGRAIWLEDELKEFLYNGGENPYSVPSSRGMIIHADDIPLAPALSCGFGKEKDEFEPRFERPHESKDKLIRWGIVRDWTVE, encoded by the coding sequence ATGGCGACTTCTCAACACGGTCTACCCCCCTTGGGGCCTGCATCTGTCCTCGACTTCATCGCCACCTCACCATTCGAGATATCAGCCCTTGTCTTCTCTCACCTTGACAACTGCGACCTTAAAGCTTTGCGGCTAACTTGCAACAAGcttgccgacctcgtccgccctCATCTTCGCTTCAAGCGCGTCTTCATATCCGCCAATCCCCTGAACGTGCAGGTGTTCCGTGCCATCGCGGAACACGAAACCTTCCGCCACGACGTCCGCGAGATCGTCTGGGACGATGCACTTTACGAAAAGCCACGGCCTCCAGACCCGAGGCTTCCGGACGAGTACGACGACTCCTCGGACGAAGAAGATGTCGACGACTcagacgatgacgaggatgagaaTGACCGAAAACCGAAGCCCCCATATGGTTTTGCTTACTGGCATTTCGGATGGTATCACAAACATTGCAAGGCCAACATCGAATGCTTGGAACGTAGACGAGGGAATGATGTCTTGGCTTTGCCACAGCATGTCGAGATTTCGCAACAGCTTAATGCCCAGCTGCCTATCGAAGTCGCCTACGCTCACTACCTGGAGCTGCTAGAACAGCAAAACCAAGTGCTTTCAACATCGGCTGATGTAGCTGCTTTCGAATGGGCTTTGGAGAACGACCGGTTCCCCAATCTGAAGAGGCTTACCCTAACGCCCGCTGCACACGGCATTCCTTTCAAGCCACTATACTTGACCCCTGCCATTCGTGCTCTTCCATACGGCTTCAACTATCCACTTCCTCGTGGCTGGCCAGCCCCTGAAGAAGGATGTAGAATCGGATATCCGGAATGGGACCGCGAGGAGTATAGGAGCCTTTGGCGTGGATTCCGCCATGTCGTCAGGATTCTCGCTCGGCAGGCGAGCACAAAGATCCAGGAGCTGATCTTTGACGGCAACCAGGTCAACTCTGGGCTCACGTGTGGCATTTTTCACGCACCGGAACCATGCGTCGAGTACGACGACCTCGTTGCCATGATCAAGAAGCCAGGCTTCACCACGCTCAGACTCAACCTCATGGTGGGCGCGCAGGATTCTATGCAATACATTGCTTTCCGTACTGGGCTCCTGAAAAAGGCTTTGGAGGCTGACCTGCGACACTTTACCCTCGAgaccgacgaagacgacacCCTTGAACGGAGGCCGCGCCCCCTGCATTGGACAGTGGACCACTTTGTTCCCTTGCGATCTATTTTCCCCGTCGAGGCGTGGAAAAACCTCGCACACTTTGGGCTTTCGCGCTTTCTCGTCAAGCAGCAGGACTTgctcgacttcctcgccgcACTGCCGCAAACCCTCCGCTCGGTAGAGCTCAGCATGCTCTGGTTCATGAAAGGCAATGGCAACTACAGGGAGCTGCTCTTTGGTATCCGTGACGACCTGGGCTGGCAGAGGCGAACAGCGAGACCTCGTCTGCTCATTCGAGCGGAATCGTACGACATGCTGAGCGGGCGCGCCATCTggctcgaggacgagttgAAAGAGTTTCTGTacaacggcggcgagaacCCGTATTCGGTTCCTTCAAGTCGGGGGATGATAATCCATGCGGATGACATTCCTCTGGCTCCAGCTCTGAGTTGTGGTTTCggaaaggagaaggatgAATTTGAGCCGAGATTCGAACGGCCACATGAGTCGAAAGACAAGCTTATCCGTTGGGGGATTGTCAGGGATTGGACTGTAGAGTAG
- a CDS encoding Putative succinate dehydrogenase/fumarate reductase flavoprotein, catalytic domain superfamily, whose translation MFIRPPRRFVFIIIVGIFAAILGMLYRHSITDTLFHSTILSSSATMARVTRRPVIVVGSGLAGLSAAHEALQAGAAVHMLDRAPKPGGNSIKASSGINGAGTQFQRAAGVEGDDLFYNDTVRSGGRRFADAEGSVDRPKLVDLLTQSSADAVTWLAEEIGVDLSVVAPLGGHSLPRTHRGAGKTPPGAAIVTTLLKKLGENRGFRLSNSAEVTSLTVLDGVVKGVRYVQDDGEQHDLEGPVVFAAGGFAGDADGLLAKYRPDLAGLPSTNEARPAPHGILEAVGAELVDMDSVQVHPTGFVDPKDPGARYKFLAAEVLRGEGGILLSEGGERFVDEMQTREHVSRAIMRLPRRETEESSRQWDVTLLMDPGACEAAEGHMGFYLWKGLMEKKKVRDLGPAVIRAVDEYAAAVASGTDSAFGRRTFGRWKLPAGEANREEEVCIGRVTPITHFTMGGASFNERAQVLRKDRTAVDGLWAAGEVTGGIHGDNRLGGSSLLECVVFGRIAGREAAKAATSS comes from the coding sequence ATGTTCATCCGCCCACCACGCcgcttcgtcttcatcatcatcgtcggcatctTCGCAGCCATCCTAGGCATGCTCTACCGCCATTCCATCACAGACACATTGTTCCATTCTACCATACTCTCCTCCTCTGCAACAATGGCTCGGGTCACTCGCAGACCAGTCATTGTAGTCGGctccggcctcgccggcctctcGGCCGCGCACGAGGCTCTccaagccggcgccgccgttcaCATGCTTGACCGCGCGCCTAAGCCCGGCGGGAACAGCATCAAGGCGTCGTCCGGCATCAACGGCGCGGGCACGCAGTTTCAGcgggccgccggcgtcgaaggGGACGATCTATTCTACAACGACACGGTACGCTCGGGCGGCAGGCGCTTCGCCGACGCGGAGGGTTCGGTCGACCGCCCGAAGCTCGTCGATCTGCTGACGCAGAGCTCTGCGGACGCCGTGACGTGGCTCGCGGAGGAGATCGGCGTCGACTTGAGCGTCGTTGCGCCTCTGGGCGGACACTCGCTCCCCCGAACGCACCGGGGCGCCGGAAAGACGCCCCCCGGAGCGGCCATCGTCACAACAttgctgaagaagctgggAGAGAATCGGGGGTTCCGTCTCAGCAACTCGGCAGAAGTGACTTCGCTGACTGTCCTCGACGGGGTCGTCAAGGGCGTGCGCTACGTccaagacgacggcgagcaaCATGACCTCGAGGGCCCCGTCGTTTTCGCTGCGGGAGGcttcgccggcgacgcggacGGCCTCCTGGCCAAGTACCGACCCGatctcgccggcctgccATCGACCAACGAGGCGCGTCCCGCGCCCCACGGaatcctcgaggccgtcggcgccgagctcgtcgacatgGACAGCGTGCAGGTGCACCCGACGGGCTTCGTCGACCCCAAGGACCCTGGGGCGCGGTACAAGTTTCTTGCGGCGGAAGTCctgcgcggcgagggcggcattCTGCTCTCGGAAGGGGGTGAGaggttcgtcgacgagatgcaGACGAGGGAGCACGTCAGCAGGGCCATCATGCGGTTGccgaggagggagacggaggaAAGTAGCAGGCAGTGGGACGTCACGCTGCTCATGGACCCCGGCGCGtgcgaggccgccgagggccatATGGGGTTCTACCTGTGGAAGGGCCTgatggaaaagaagaaggtcaGAGATTTGGGACCCGCCGTCATCCGGGCCGTTGACGAGTATGCCGCGGCGGTTGCCTCCGGGACGGACTCGGCATTCGGAAGACGGACGTTTGGGCGCTGGAAGCTGCCGGCTGGGGAGGCCAATCGCGAGGAAGAGGTTTGCATCGGCCGGGTGACGCCCATCACGCACTTCACGATGGGCGGCGCTTCGTTCAACGAGAGGGCGCAGGTGCTCAGGAAGGACAGgaccgccgtcgacgggtTGTGGGCAGCTGGTGAGGTCACGGGCGGCATCCACGGTGACAACAGGCTTGGAGGCTCATCGCTGCTCGAGTGTGTGGTGTTTGGGAGGATAGCAGGGCGGGAGGCTGCAAAGGCAGCAACAAGCTCATGA
- a CDS encoding Putative peptidase S8 propeptide/proteinase inhibitor I9, with amino-acid sequence MHAATLLALLPLAAVAAPSRRAQPAPLIKPRGGTLVADKYIVRLRNDAGTGAMRTAMAAFAADADHVYNFGGAWRGFSSTLNASEVAALRDDPNVDSVEQDAVVTISATQRNAPWGLARLSSAKPGSTTYSYDESAGDGTCAYIVDTGIDVEHPDFEGRASFLANFADDSDTDGQGHGTHVAGTVGSATYGVAKKTKLFAVKVLDDNGEGTNSGVIAGMDFVVSDVRGGREGCSRGVVVNMSLGGPTSAAVNEAAAAIVQAGHFLAVAAGNEAADASTSSPASEASACTVGATAEDDSLAEYSNFGAVVDILAPGSEIESTWPGGSTDTISGTSMASPHVAGLAAYLLGLGSAPSDPVELCSYIAETALDGVVGQVPRRTVNKLANNGFAGNGTAKVTDGSVVGRQLNTRFAVRS; translated from the exons ATGCACGCCGCAACgctcctcgctctcctccccctcgccgctgtcgccgccccctcccGACGCGCCCAGCCCGCTCCGCTCATCAAGCCGCGCGGCGGCACCCTCGTCGCGGACAAGTACATCGTACGGCTCCGGAACGACGCCGGCACGGGCGCGATGCGGaccgccatggccgccttcgccgccgacgccgaccacGTCTACAACTTCGGCGGCGCCTGGCGCGGCTTCTCGTCGACCCTCAACGCCTCCGAGGTCGCCGCGCTGCGGGACGACCCGAACGTCGACTCGGTTGAGcaggacgccgtcgtcaccatcaGCGCAACGCAGAGGAACGCGCCCTGGGGTCTTGCGAGGCTGTCGAGCGCGAAGcccgggtcgacgacgtACAGCTACGACGAGAGCGCGGGCGATGGTACGTGTGCGTACATTGTCGATACGGGTATCGACGTCGAGCACCCT GACTTTGAGGGCCGCGCCAGCTTCCTCGCCAACTTCGCCGACGACTCGGACACGGACGGCCAGGGCCACGGGAcccacgtcgccggcaccgtcggcTCCGCGACCTACGGCGTGgccaagaagacgaagctcttcgccgtcaaggtGCTCGACGACAATGGCGAGGGTACCAACTCGggcgtcatcgccggcatgGACTTCGTCGTGTCCGACGTTCGCGGGGGCCGGGAAGGGTGCTCTaggggcgtcgtcgtcaacatgtCGCTCGGCGGGCCGACTTCGGCTGCGGTGAacgaggcggccgccgccatcgtaCAGGCGGGACACTTcctggccgtcgcggcgggcaacgaggccgccgacgcgtcgacgtcgtcgcccgcgagCGAGGCGAGCGCGTGCACCGTCGgcgcgacggccgaggacgatTCCCTGGCCGAGTACTCCAACTTTGGGGCCGTCGTGGACATCCTGGCGCCCGGGTCCGAGATCGAGAGCACCTGGCCCGGTGGCAGCACT GACACCATCTCCGGCACCTCCATGGCCAGCCCTCACGTTGCAGGTCTGGCTGCTtacctccttggcctcggctCCGCGCCTTCGGACCCGGTCGAGCTGTGCAGCTAcatcgccgagacggccctcgacggcgtcgtcggccaggtcCCGCGCCGCACTGTCAACAAGCTAGCCAACAACGGCTTCGCCGGGAACGGCACCGCCAAGGTGACGGACGGATCAGTTGTTGGCAGGCAGCTTAACACGAGGTTCGCTGTTCGCTCCTAG
- a CDS encoding Putative NMT1/THI5 family protein — MSTDKITFLTNWHATPYHAPLYLAQAKGYFKEEGIQVALLEPNDPSDVTEIIGTGKVDLGFKAMIHTLAAKARGFPVVSIGSLLDEPFTGVVYLKDSGITTDFRSLRGKRIGYVGEFGKIQIDELTSHYGMTPDEYTAVRCGMNVSKAIIEGTIDAGIGLENVQMVELEEWLAARGRPRTDVQMLRIDELAELGCCCFCTILYIGNESFVAQNPDKVRGFMRAVKKATDFVLDHPEQAWREYVDFKPVMGSDLNRRIFERSFAYFSRDLKNVRRDWAKVTGYGRRLGVLGDDFEPNYTNEFLGWSLDEESGDPTGDQKRMVELQNEVSCKGGFRRLELQSAVKA; from the exons ATGTCGACCGATAAGATCACCTTCCTCACCAACTG GCACGCGACGCCGTACCACGCTCCGCTGTACCTGGCCCAGGCCAAAGGGTACTTCAAAGAAGAGGGCATCCAGgtcgcccttcttgagcCCAACGACCCCAGC GATGTCACCGAGATCATCGGCACCGGCAAGGTTGACCTCGGCTTCAAGGCCATGATTCACACTCTCGCT GCCAAAGCACGCGGCTTccccgtcgtctccatcggcagcctcctcgacgagccctTCACGGGCGTTGTCTACCTCAAGGACTCGGGCATCACGACCGACTTCCGCTCCCTCCGGGGCAAACGCATCGGCTACGTCGGCGAGTTCGGCAAGATCCAGATCGACGAGCTGACGTCGCACTACGGCATGACGCCCGACGAGTACACGGCCGTCCGGTGCGGCATGAACGTgtccaaggccatcatcgagggcaccatcgacgccggcatcggGCTGGAGAACGTCCAGatggtcgagctcgaggagtGGCTCGCCGCGCGGGGGCGGCCCAGGACGGACGTGCAGATGCTCcgcatcgacgagctcgccgaactcggctgctgctgcttctgcacGATCCTGTACATCGGCAACGAGTCCTTCGTCGCGCAGAACCCGGACAAGGTCCGCGGCTTCATGCGGGCCGTCAAGAAGGCCACCGACTTCGTGCTCGACCACCCCGAGCAGGCGTGGAGGGAGTACGTCGACTTCAAGCCCGTCATGGGCTCGGACCTGAACCGCCGCATCTTCGAGCGCAGCTTCGCCTACTTCTCGCGCGACCTGAAGAACGTCCGGCGCGACTGGGCCAAGGTCACCGGGtacggccgccgcctcggcgtgCTGGGCGACGACTTCGAGCCCAACTACACCAACGAGTTCCTCGGCTGgtccctcgacgaggagtCCGGCGACCCGACCGGCGATCAGAAGCGCATGGTCGAGCTGCAGAACGAGGTCTCGTGCAAGGGGGGCTTCCGCCGCCTGGAGCTGCAGTCTGCGGTCAAGGCCTGA
- a CDS encoding Putative lanthionine synthetase C, six-hairpin glycosidase-like superfamily, whose translation MPLSAPPEPRFIQSPKFPRDYLSVAETPEVRVQDALEHAIDDAPLRESYTHEECGGFFRGPTALAYLLLRIHAVYPEMKISGRSLQQWAASYMGAKRTGGDRAPCGLACESAAYCAVETMLDETKAPRFREVLERLVDGDEHPHEILFGFAGILYMIRAVESWRPESVSLLATVKARIIEKMLGAGPGWTWRGKRYTGAVHGDIGILTQLLLTDPKLAANSMVRGSLQRMLSLQQPSGNWPTEDSDRVYCELVQFCHGAPGFVSSLVHIERLFPDMKEQIGQAIELGRECIWREGLLRKLPCLCHGVLGNSLALPLGPQRDHFLAWSLPSKVEQERQQDGSVFVPEDGGRMSIWFDYWPSVAWTWTVCAVDNPGFLLYSDV comes from the exons ATGCCGTTATCCGCGCCGCCAGAGCCGCGCTTCATCCAGAGCCCCAAGTTCCCTCGGGATTACCTCTCTGTCGCTGAGACTCCAGAGGTCCGGGTGCAGGACGCGTTAGAACACGCCATTGACGATGCCCCCCTCCGAGAGTCTTACACACACGAGGAATGCGGTGGTTTCTTCCGCGGCCCAACGGCTCTGGCGTACTTGCTACTCAGGATCCACGCTGTGTATCCCGAGATGAAGATTTCCGGTCGATCCCTACAGCAATGGGCTGCCTCGTACATGGGCGCCAAGCGCACAGGCGGCGATCGTGCTCCATGCGGCCTTGCGTGCGAGAGTGCTGCGTACTGCGCTGTGGAAACCATGTTGGACGAGACAAAAGCGCCAAGGTTTCGCGAAGTGCTGGAGAGGCTTGTTGACGGGGACGAACATCCCCATGAGATTCTCTTTGGGTTTGCCGGAATACTGTACATGATCCGCGCTGTAGAATCCTGG AGACCGGAATCGGTCTCTCTGTTGGCGACCGTCAAAGCCCGTATTATCGAAAAGATGCTCGGCGCAGGGCCGGGTTGGACATGGCGTGGGAAGCGCTACACCGGCGCCGTGCACGGCGACATCGGCATCTTGACTCAACTCCTTTTGACTGATCCAAAGCTGGCAGCCAACTCAATGGTGCGCGGGTCACTACAGCGGATGCTAAGCTTGCAGCAGCCAAGCGGAAACTGGCCGACGGAAGACAGCGACCGTGTCTACTGCGAGCTCGTGCAGTTTTGCCACGGCGCACCTGGTTTCGTTTCCTCGCTTGTGCACATTGAGCGGCTGTTTCCCGACATGAAGGAGCAAATCGGACAAGCCATCGAGTTGGGCAGGGAATGCATCTGGCGCGAGGGGCTGTTGCGGAAACTCCCTTGCCTGTGTCACGGTGTTCTAGGCAACTCCCT GGCGCTCCCCTTGGGCCCGCAACGGGACCATTTCCTGGCCTGGTCGTTGCCGTCCAAAGTCGAACAAGAACGCCAACAGGACGGGTCAGTTTTCGTGCCCGAGGACGGTGGGCGCATGTCCATTTGGTTCGACTACTGGCCAAGTGTAGCCTGGACGTGGACAGTTTGTGCGGTGGACAATCCAGGATTTCTCTTGTACAGTGATGTGTAG
- a CDS encoding Putative protein kinase has translation MPLFDTLDASLVDSPFRGPKFVPLSSLKTIITKASVEQELSPITRLRNPQLSRNIVKNARKVFSILVFIDKASAIKELYRDGLTDDQLPLSSRKDDAGRITPFADHGKKTFASFGSWKTVSIKSFLDKQWLLLSPVFDKTGRHFDLNPACALPMFQETLEVATGPYNAVHQGWIHPAHQRVSKVSDVLLLRGGGTALIELLTNQHCGENGLRVALKEFRGEFNIAKSNFEKEWENLSHIQQHNHPHLIKHIATWQAGNKFFVMFEWADGGSLWDFWEREKPGAPSQEVVLWSLRQIRGLVSALEALHSLNCRHGDLKPENILHFRDRGEKPESSSGRGILVMADVGVSRVHKQMTHLRTGPTTTRATTISYQAPETDTDPLVARSRAYDAWSIGCILLEHIVWLLYGPQGIEGFRKRRESKAFDGTYRSANFYSLTISHLERRAEIHHAVEDAMDALQRDPRCQAGTALGDLLKLIREGLLKIDPQDRFTAPEIQDVVERIVRDARPDSLYLLNTSNRPSPVPSIFRYVSPPVS, from the coding sequence ATGCCCCTATTTGATACCCTCGACGCTTCTTTAGTCGACAGCCCGTTCCGCGGCCCAAAGTTCGTACCGCTGAGCAGCTTAAaaaccatcatcaccaaAGCCAGTGTGGAGCAGGAGTTGTCCCCTATCACTCGACTTCGCAATCCTCAACTGTCTCGCAATATCGTTAAAAACGCCCGGAAGGTCTTTTCCATACTTGTCTTCATAGACAAGGCTTCTGCCATCAAAGAACTATACAGAGACGGGCTCACGGACGATCAGCTCCCTCTCTCAAGCAGGAAAGACGACGCTGGTCGTATTACCCCGTTCGCTGACCATGGAAAGAAAACATTTGCTTCCTTCGGGAGCTGGAAGACCGTGTCCATCAAATCATTTCTCGACAAGCAGTGGCTCTTGTTATCACCCGTATTTGACAAGACTGGGAGGCATTTTGATCTCAACCCCGCTTGTGCCTTACCAATGTTCCAAGAGACATTAGAGGTGGCCACTGGCCCCTACAACGCCGTACACCAAGGTTGGATCCATCCTGCCCACCAGCGAGTGTCCAAAGTGAGTGACGTACTTTTGCTCCGAGGAGGTGGAACAGCACTAATAGAGTTGTTAACGAATCAGCATTGCGGAGAAAATGGGCTTAGAGTCGCCCTCAAGGAGTTCAGGGGGGAATTTAACATAGCCAAGTCCAACTTTGAAAAGGAATGGGAGAATCTGAGTCACATCCAACAGCACAACCACCCGCACCTCATCAAGCATATCGCAACCTGGCAAGCCGGGAACAAGTTCTTCGTCATGTTCGAATGGGCCGACGGCGGAAGCCTCTGGGACTTTTGGGAGCGCGAGAAGCCCGGGGCGCCGAGCCAAGAGGTCGTCTTGTGGTCGTTGCGTCagatccgcggcctcgtcagCGCCCTCGAGGCTCTGCACAGCCTCAACTGCCGCCACGGCGATCTCAAACCCGAAAACATCCTCCATTTTAGAGACCGCGGCGAGAAGCCCGAAAGCAGCAGTGGACGAGGCATCCTGGTGATGGCAGACGTCGGCGTTTCTCGAGTCCACAAGCAGATGACGCACCTCAGAACCGGTCCGACCACCACCAGGGCCACGACGATATCGTACCAGGCCCCCGAGACCGACACGGACCCATTGGTTGCGAGGTCCCGCGCCTATGATGCGTGGTCGATTGGTTGTATCTTGTTGGAGCATATCGTCTGGCTGCTGTACGGCCCTCAAGGCATTGAGGGCTTTAGGAAACGCAGAGAGAGCAAGGCGTTTGACGGAACCTACCGCAGTGCCAATTTCTACAGCCTGACGATTAGCCATCTGGAGAGGAGGGCCGAGATCCACCATGCCGTGGAAGATGCAATGGACGCCCTTCAACGGGATCCCCGTTGTCAGGCGGGTACGGCTTTGGGCGACCTCCTCAAGCTGATCCGGGAAGGCCTTCTGAAGATCGACCCGCAAGACCGGTTCACAGCTCCCGAAATTCAGGATGTTGTGGAAAGGATTGTTCGGGACGCCAGGCCAGATTCTCTGTACTTGCTCAACACGTCAAATCGGCCCTCACCGGTTCCGTCGATATTCAGATATGTTAGTCCTCCTGTTTCTTAG
- a CDS encoding Putative protein kinase: MNIPLFPPPPVDREVLHVPVSLLHRPFNNTADAALCFPALNTPSSMSCLWPASNLFFGFPTFKPSAARLGVGAMSFYTEVNRMMIVPAAGSGQDSFLPEGQLRRLVKNRRFAEFLGLNAPQALINFVHDEAPRVFLAIWSTFEEPGVSDLLPIMERLQKCRFTDDMLPFDITDYKSKCRVRGTAKQCYHPEPLDAFHDTVWNERKLKNFCTEQWGFIVPVFKKGDAKRSLPAPSRLPFFHLTDAGRGAFSDVFKAGLHVDHQKYFGFELPPGAIVVPVAVKKFRNDPEAKVNARNAWEEEATTVDKLGSISHKHLIQRMAAFSRGQEYYIMFEWADGGNLEQLWLREPTAKDHKLTGDRIITVLEQLYGLTDALCRLHGTNTRTHTGLIQQAGARARTLAPPVRSGIPAIEVDGLDASESPPATENWRHGDLKPQNILKVGNSTWLGTLKIADLGLAKQHQLFTHLRDNPTNTKFTTQHYEAPEVIISSNVPRSRRYDIWSMGCIIFEFVVWLLYGRDTLLAFYKEADRFKDHSLETLYFVADRRGGTARVGDVFSHWMNHILDNDPECNKAIPTVLGDLLRLLKTRLLVVDLPGPGRTQGRCDSSKLREELGNILENARHSLEKRTSYILADPIRARILPPRPFGSRETARSGTHLLPNEGLPLEHRPVPLRSRAPSPAPLLNPRNLMGECVLQNVRFVSPNSFLKPMLTRGNVIDPQTLNDVWEFVEDNAFAGQIFNRHLQLEGNHAGSSSVTPEHASILCNRCQRLDFWVVGFAIRDTLSALEANWNICELCRLLHDSWRRFGTTDSVEFRRIGSVLAIQGSEAPALSIYRTTLNGIQIPLPD, from the exons ATGAACATCCCACtattcccccccccccccgtgGACAGAGAAGTGCTCCACGTCCCAGTGTCCCTGCTCCATCGACCGTTTAACAACACGGCCGATGCTGCGCTCTGCTTTCCAGCTCTAAATACTCCCAGCTCTATGTCTTGTTTGTGGCCCGCGTCAAATCTTTTCTTCGGATTTCCAACATTCAAGCCATCCGCAGCCAGATTaggcgtcggcgccatgAGTTTCTATACCGAGGTCAACCGAATGATGATAGTCCCTGCCGCAGGCAGTGGACAGGACTCATTTCTTCCCGAGGGCCAGCTTCGCCGTCTTGTAAAGAATCGGCGCTTTGCTGAGTTCCTAGGGCTTAACGCTCCACAAGCTCTGATCAACTTCGTCCACGACGAGGCTCCAAGAGTTTTCTTGGCCATCTGGTCGACATTTGAGGAGCCCGGGGTCTCGGACTTACTCCCCATCATGGAGAGACTCCAGAAATGCAGGTTCACCGATGATATGCTCCCCTTCGACATCACTGACTACAAGTCGAAATGCCGGGTCAGGGGCACCGCCAAGCAATGTTACCATCCTGAACCATTGGATGCATTTCACGACACAGTATGGAATGAGCGCAAGCTCAAAAACTTCTGCACAGAACAGTGGGGTTTCATTGTCCCCGTCTTCAAGAAGGGCGATGCCAAACGAAGCCTACCTGCCCCCTCCAGGCTACCCTTCTTCCACCTTACAGATGCGGGACGGGGTGCCTTCTCCGACGTGTTCAAGGCTGGGCTTCATGTCGATCATCAGAAATATTTTGGATTT GAACTTCCACctggcgccatcgtcgtgcCCGTTGCTGTGAAGAAGTTTAGAAACGACCCAGAGGCGAAAGTGAATGCCCGAAACGCCTGGGAAGAGGAAGCGACAACAGTCGACAAGCTCGGATCGATCAGCCACAAGCACCTGATCCAACGCATGGCTGCCTTTAGCCGGGGCCAGGAGTACTACATCATGTTTGAGTGGGCCGACGGAGGCAACCTCGAACAGCTCTGGTTACGTGAGCCAACCGCCAAAGACCACAAGCTGACTGGGGACCGTATCATCACCGTCCTGGAGCAGCTGTACGGTCTGACAGATGCGCTTTGCAGGCTACACGGCACCAATACTCGCACACACACAGGTCTCATCCAGCAGGCGGGAGCCCGCGCAAGAACCCTCGCCCCTCCTGTCAGGAGCGGCATACCCGCCATCGAGGTTGACGGTCTAGACGCTTCCGAGAGCCCTCCGGCCACTGAGAACTGGCGCCATGGCGACTTGAAGCCTCAGAACATCCTCAAGGTCGGCAACTCGACCTGGCTCGGAACCCTCAAGATCGCCGACCTCGGACTGGCGAAGCAGCACCAGCTCTTCACCCATCTCAGGGACAACCCGACCAACACCAAGTTTACAACGCAGCACTACGAGGCTCCCGAAGTAATCATCTCAAGCAACGTGCCCAGGTCACGACGGTACGACATTTGGTCGATGGGCTGCATTATCTTCGAGTTCGTCGTCTGGCTCCTGTACGGCAGAGACACGCTCCTGGCATTCTACAAAGAAGCGGACCGTTTCAAGGACCATTCATTGGAGACGCTCTACTTTGTCGCCGACAGGCGTGGTGGCACCGCGAGAGTCGGCGATGTCTTCTCACACTGGATGAATCACATCCTGGACAACGACCCCGAATGCAACAAAGCCATCCCGACGGTGCTTGGAGACCTCCTCAGGCTGTTGAAGACCAGACTTTTGGTGGTTGACTTGCCAGGTCCAGGAAGAACGCAGGGTCGCTGCGATTCCTCCAAATTGAGGGAAGAACTAGGTAACATCTTGGAGAATGCCAGACACTCCCTTGAAAAGCGCACCAGCTACATACTCGCAGATCCGATCCGAGCACGCATATTGCCTCCTCGTCCATTTGGAAGCAGAGAAACGGCCAGGAGCGGTACCCATTTGCTACCTAACGAAGGGCTTCCACTCGAGCACCGCCCCGTGCCGCTTCGATCTAGAGCGCCATCACCAGCACCGCTTCTAAACCCGCGG AACCTAATGGGAGAGTGCGTCCTTCAGAATGTACGTTTCGTCTCGCCAAACTCTTTCTTGAAGCCAATGTTGACGCGGGGAAATGTGATTGACCCTCAGACT TTGAATGACGTGTGGGAATTCGTTGAAGACAACGCTTTCGCTGGCCAAATCTTTAATCGCCACCTACAGCTCGAGGGGAACCATGCTGGATCCTCCAGTGTCACCCCGGAGCATGCCTCCATTCTGTGCAATCGTTGTCAACGACTGGACTTCTGGGTCGTTGGCTTTGCCATACGCGACACTCTGTCCGCTTTGGAGGCCAATTGGAACATCTGCGAGCTTTGCCGCCTTCTTCACGACTCCTGGCGGCGTTTTGGCACCACGGATTCCGTCGAGTTTCGTCGTATCGGATCCGTCCTCGCAATACAGGGCTCAGAAGCACCAGCCCTGTCCATTTACAGGACCACCTTGAACGGTATTCAAATTCCTCTCCCAGATTAG